A part of Bacillus rossius redtenbacheri isolate Brsri chromosome 1, Brsri_v3, whole genome shotgun sequence genomic DNA contains:
- the LOC134527968 gene encoding uncharacterized protein LOC134527968, with the protein MPPLLIEVDQGGSSWDNLKGNRLFNPAYVIPKILSLQSSHKKQCTLGTIQFKKEIRNGLHCKWFMECDGCNRQYEIQNEECDSSVMNSTGAWAAVSSGIGFTQLENILSILNVPSMSKNTYIKKEVELDKVWSENLDRTISDAGKEERALAIQEGDVDEDGIPFTTVIVDGGWAKRSYGHKYNSLSGVAVIIGQRTGKLLFLGVKNKYCTICRLHSGADKEPKKHFCYKNWSQQKPSTAMEQSVIVEGFCNSIQMHGLKYKYFVGDGDSSVYARIIQNVPYGRFVHKLECANHCIRNYTSHLHTLASDKSFDPEARRMLKSVIPRLTSAARGAIRHCGKVGEKAEDLIKDLRNGPNHVFGDHSECRPYFCEGNESDGKRVNILLGSVLFDHIQGLLGSLVAKAPRLVENKTSNAAEFYMSLVAKFNAGKRLNFTQRGSFQRRCHAAALRFQKGHAWEISPFRKLAGRSPGLSHYKVIRKRQQTLTRRKLQFHDDFPKKKRSKTDTTHPADIDYGPSSEQVEDDPCDEISDAQLAEKCENFVESLNVTSEQQEEIAIQTKDQANCIIWHELRRVRLTASNFGTVCRRKESTPCANLVKNLLYKPSVNTKATEYGRRNEHVAIKRFEALTGLNVEKRGLYIDVENGFLGASPDGIVVTENATIEVKCVPSGISTGLQELARSKKGFFLQEIASKKLQLKTTHHHFYQIQGTLNITKKDFCYLIVMTDTKQDLFVEKVQRNEDFWRNEMLPKLTRFYKKCLLPEIVDSRVIRGKQVREPEYISKAKEEINAKKSKKS; encoded by the exons ATGCCACCACTTTTAATTGAAGTTGATCAAGGAGGTTCTTCTTGGGATAATCTGAAAGGAAACCGGCTCTTCAATCCTGCATACGTAATTCCCAAAATTCTTAGCCTTCAGAGCAGCCACAAGAAGCAGTGCACTTTGGGTACAATCCAATTCAAAAAAGAAATCAGAAATGGCTTACATTGTAAGTGGTTCATGGAATGTGATGGCTGCAATCGACAATATGAGATACAGAATGAAGAATGTGATAGCAGTGTAATGAATAGTACGGGGGCATGGGCTGCTGTGTCATCTGGCATCGGATTCACACAATTAGAAAACATTCTGAGCATTTTAAATGTTCCTTCAATGTCAAAGAACACTTACATAAAGAAAGAAGTAGAACTAGATAAG GTTTGGAGCGAGAACTTGGACCGAACCATATCAGATGCAGGGAAAGAAGAAAGAGCTCTGGCTATTCAAGAAGGAGATGTAGACGAAGATGGCATTCCATTTACTACAGTCATTGTGGACGGTGGATGGGCCAAGCGTTCTTACGGGCATAAATACAACTCTCTTTCAGGAGTG GCAGTGATCATAGGCCAAAGAACAGGAAAACTTTTGTTCTTGGGCGTAAAAAATAAGTATTGTACCATCTGTCGTCTTCATTCGGGAGCAGATAAAGAACCGAAAAAACATTTCTGCTACAAAAACTGGAGCCAACAAAAGCCATCCACAGCGATGGAGCAAAGTGTTATTGTAGAAGGTTTTTGTAACAGTATACAAATGCATGGTTTAAAGTACAAATACTTCGTGGGTGATGGAGATTCTAGTGTttatgcaagaatcattcaaaatgTCCCTTATGGACGTTTTGTGCACAAACTTGAATGTGCTAACCATTGCATACGCAACTATACCAGTCACCTGCATACCTTGGCAAGTGATAAGAGTTTTGACCCAGAGGCTCGACGGATGCTCAAATCAGTCATTCCAAGGCTAACTTCTGCAGCACGAGGTGCCATAAGGCACTGTGGGAAAGTGGGTGAGAAAGCTGAAGACCTAATTAAGGACTTGCGAAATGGTCCAAATCATGTATTTGGAGACCATTCTGAGTGCCGACCTTACTTTTGCGAAGGCAATGAATCTGATGGTAAAAGGGTAAATATTTTACTCGGATCTGTATTGTTTGACCATATTCAAGGTCTTTTAGGAAGCCTGGTAGCAAAAGCGCCAAGACTTGTGGAAAATAAAACAAGCAATGCAGCTGAATTTTACATGAGTCTTGTTGCAAAGTTCAATGCTGGAAAACGTCTCAACTTTACTCAAAGAGGATCTTTTCAAAGACGATGCCACGCCGCGGCTTTAAGATTTCAGAAAGGCCACGCTTGGGAAATAAGCCCTTTCAGGAAACTGGCAGGAAGAAGCCCTGGACTGAGTCATTATAAGGTTATCCGAAAGAGACAGCAGACATTAACACGCCGTAAATTGCAGTTCCATGACGACTTCCCTAAAAAGAAAAGAAGCAAAACTGATACAACTCATCCAGCAGACATCGACTATGGACCAAGCTCTGAACAAGTAGAAGATGATCCGTGTGACGAGATTTCAGATGCACAGCTAGCAGAAAAGTGTGAGAACTTTGTTGAATCTCTGAATGTGACCTCTGAGCAGCAAGAAGAAATTGCCATTCAAACTAAAGATCAGGCGAATTGTATAATCTGGCATGAACTTAGGCGAGTACGCTTAACAGCTAGTAATTTTGGAACAGTGTGCCGAAGAAAAGAATCAACTCCATGTGCGAACTTGGTGAAAAATCTTTTGTACAAACCCTCTGTGAATACCAAAGCTACAGAATACGGTCGCCGCAATGAACATGTTGCTATTAAAAGGTTCGAAGCACTAACAGGCTTGAATGTAGAGAAGAGGGGACTGTACATAGATGTAGAAAATGGGTTTTTAGGAGCTAGTCCAGATGGAATTGTGGTCACAGAAAATGCTACAATTGAAGTAAAATGTGTTCCATCAGGCATATCTACTGGGCTTCAAGAGCTGGCCAGAAGTAAGAAAGGATTCTTTCTCCAAGAAATTGCCAGCAAGAAGTTACAGCTTAAAACCACACATCATCACTTCTATCAGATCCAGGGAactttaaatataacaaaaaaagatttttgttatttaattgtcATGACTGAcacaaaacaagatttgtttgTTGAAAAAGTTCAACGAAATGAAGATTTCTGGAGAAATGAAATGCTGCCCAAACTCACGCGATTCTATAAAAAGTGTTTACTACCCGAAATTGTTGATTCACGAGTTATTAGAGGAAAACAAGTGAGAGAGCCAGAGTATATATCAAAGGCAAAAGAAGAAATAAATGCAAAAAAGTCCAAAAAATCTTAG